The proteins below come from a single Garra rufa chromosome 3, GarRuf1.0, whole genome shotgun sequence genomic window:
- the cxcl19 gene encoding C-X-C motif chemokine 19, with protein MNAFLILTVIGASIILSDAVQPLGAGYNSRCVCLKLESRIIPQENLRRVVILPRGPHCKTTEVIAGLSSGESICLNPRTPWVKKLVLFIEKKERVTKTE; from the exons ATGAACGCCTTCCTGATCTTAACCGTTATTGGAGCCAGCATCATTCTGTCCGATG CTGTGCAGCCTCTCGGCGCGGGTTACAACAGCCGCTGCGTGTGTCTGAAACTGGAGTCGCGGATCATCCCGCAGGAGAATTTGCGGCGCGTGGTGATCCTTCCGAGAGGCCCGCATTGCAAGACTACCGAGGTGAT tGCTGGTTTATCAAGTGGAGAGAGCATCTGTCTGAATCCCAGGACACCATGGGTTAAAAAACTGGTTCTCTTCATTGAGAAAAAGGAGCGAGTGACCAAGACAGAGTAG